In a genomic window of Streptomyces katrae:
- a CDS encoding ABC transporter ATP-binding protein yields MLRLEKLVRTHGSGATEVHALRGIDLAVHPGELVAVMGPSGSGKSTLLTLAGGLDTPTSGRVVVEGVDITTAGRRKLSALRRRSIGYVFQDYNLIPALTAAENVALPLELDGTSARKARTAALAALEEIGLRALADRFPDEMSGGQQQRVAIARALVGDRRLVLADEPTGALDSETGESVLALLRLRCDAGAAGILVTHEPRFAAWADRVVFLRDGSVVDETLRSHADSLLTGRAAGL; encoded by the coding sequence GTGCTCCGGCTGGAGAAGCTGGTCCGCACGCACGGCAGCGGCGCCACCGAGGTGCACGCGCTGCGCGGCATCGACCTCGCGGTCCACCCCGGCGAACTGGTCGCCGTGATGGGGCCCTCCGGCTCCGGGAAGTCCACCCTCCTCACCCTCGCCGGCGGGCTCGACACCCCCACCAGCGGCCGGGTCGTGGTCGAGGGCGTCGACATCACCACCGCCGGACGCCGCAAGCTGTCCGCGCTGCGCCGCCGGAGCATCGGCTACGTCTTCCAGGACTACAACCTCATACCGGCCCTCACCGCCGCCGAGAACGTCGCCCTGCCCCTCGAACTCGACGGGACCTCCGCCCGCAAGGCCCGCACCGCCGCCCTCGCCGCCCTGGAGGAGATCGGCCTGCGCGCCCTCGCCGACCGCTTCCCCGACGAGATGTCCGGCGGCCAGCAGCAGCGCGTGGCCATCGCCCGCGCCCTGGTCGGCGACCGCCGCCTGGTCCTGGCCGACGAACCCACCGGCGCCCTCGACTCCGAGACCGGGGAGTCCGTACTCGCCCTGCTGCGGCTGCGCTGCGACGCGGGCGCGGCCGGGATCCTGGTCACCCACGAGCCCCGCTTCGCCGCCTGGGCGGACCGGGTCGTGTTCCTGCGCGACGGCAGCGTCGTCGACGAGACCCTGCGCAGCCACGCCGACTCGCTGCTCACCGGGCGGGCGGCCGGCCTGTGA
- a CDS encoding FtsX-like permease family protein has product MIALPVVGASAVDLTLRSAELTPQQTISRQIGAADARIDRTGLDAPLYQRPDAQSYAPVGGFDKYRPDPDKKPAPLKDAVPAGAEAVQMSSSDVKVHTRHGLLGTQLRELDVHHPMSQGIFTPLRGRLPHGPGEVIATAAFLEHSGLYVGSAVTPRGSTAPYRIVGSYELPSELRRDELLALPGTLLAPLDKALAATGAPGLNVTDSFLVKVGGDGFTWNMVKEANAKSALVLSRAVMAHPPADSQVPLYAQEGKERFAGPGLNVGRFTEQATVATVVGLALLEVCLLAGPAFAVGARRSRRQLGLVGANGGDRRHIRAIVLSGGLVIGAVAAVIGCSGGIGLTIGLRPLLEQKIGVRFGGFDFRPAELAGIAVLALLTGLLAAFVPAVTASRQPVLASLTGRRGIRRANRVLPLIGLLAVLGGAAVALYGTRYRVSPSLVAAGSALAELGIVALTPLLVGLFGRLGRWLPLSPRLALRDAVRNRGRTAPAVAAVLAAVAGTVAVSTYQHSQDVQARHEYVAELPDGTGLLSVNENSAHKEVPPAREMLSRNLPVAVRADVDRLVVGNPNCEDYGASPGCGRVELIVPKEQRCPLFESEHGPADFPPAEAKKLRQDPRCAMPDRPGSSFKTIVADEKLLQVLAVTDPGSVAALRAGQPVSFDHRDVKDGKVTLRLITDPEAAQKASATHAELPGQDKVLTVHQAPAGLKSWGVGLVLPPSAAKAAGIATAPFGAFFSLEKAATTEQRQRLDGEIDRTGADVRVRIERGYQEQSTIGMLALAVFAALVTIGAAGIATGLAQADSEADLKTLAAVGAAPRVRRTLSGFQCGVVALMGVVLGSAAGILPAVGLRLTQEREQQSLLLRSIEMGYSSPDQPLYVPIAVPWETLAGLLVLVPLGAALLAAVVTKSSGALARRATG; this is encoded by the coding sequence ATGATCGCCCTCCCGGTCGTCGGGGCCAGCGCCGTCGACCTCACCCTGCGCAGCGCCGAGCTCACCCCCCAGCAGACGATCTCCCGCCAGATCGGCGCCGCCGACGCCCGGATCGACCGGACGGGCCTGGACGCGCCCCTCTACCAGCGCCCCGACGCGCAGAGCTACGCGCCGGTCGGCGGCTTCGACAAGTACCGTCCCGACCCGGACAAGAAGCCCGCACCACTGAAGGACGCCGTCCCGGCCGGTGCCGAAGCCGTCCAGATGAGCTCATCCGACGTCAAGGTCCACACCCGGCACGGCCTGCTCGGCACCCAGCTGCGCGAACTCGACGTCCACCACCCGATGTCGCAGGGCATCTTCACGCCCCTGCGCGGCCGGCTGCCCCACGGCCCCGGCGAGGTCATCGCCACCGCCGCGTTCCTGGAGCATTCGGGGCTCTACGTCGGCTCCGCCGTGACACCGCGCGGCTCCACGGCCCCGTACCGGATCGTGGGCTCGTACGAGCTGCCCTCCGAGCTGAGGCGCGACGAACTCCTCGCCCTGCCCGGCACCCTGCTCGCCCCGCTCGACAAGGCGCTGGCGGCCACGGGAGCCCCCGGGCTGAACGTCACAGACTCCTTCCTCGTGAAGGTCGGCGGCGATGGTTTCACGTGGAACATGGTCAAGGAGGCGAACGCCAAGAGCGCGCTCGTCCTCTCCCGCGCCGTCATGGCGCACCCGCCCGCCGACTCCCAGGTGCCGCTGTACGCGCAGGAGGGCAAGGAGCGGTTCGCCGGTCCCGGTCTGAACGTGGGCCGGTTCACGGAGCAGGCCACCGTGGCCACCGTCGTGGGCCTGGCCCTGCTGGAGGTCTGCCTGCTCGCCGGGCCCGCCTTCGCGGTCGGCGCCCGGCGCTCCCGACGCCAGCTGGGCCTGGTCGGCGCCAACGGCGGAGACCGCCGGCACATCCGGGCCATCGTCCTGTCCGGGGGCCTGGTCATCGGCGCCGTGGCCGCCGTCATCGGCTGCTCGGGCGGCATCGGCCTCACGATCGGACTGCGGCCGCTCCTGGAGCAGAAGATCGGCGTCCGCTTCGGCGGCTTCGACTTCCGCCCCGCGGAACTGGCCGGCATCGCCGTGCTCGCCCTGCTGACCGGCCTGCTGGCCGCGTTCGTCCCCGCCGTCACCGCCTCCCGGCAGCCCGTCCTGGCCTCCCTCACCGGCCGCCGCGGCATCCGGCGCGCCAACCGGGTGCTGCCGCTGATCGGACTGCTCGCCGTCCTCGGCGGCGCCGCCGTCGCCCTCTACGGCACCCGCTACCGGGTCAGCCCCAGCCTTGTCGCGGCCGGCAGCGCCCTCGCCGAACTGGGCATCGTCGCCCTCACCCCGCTCCTGGTCGGGCTGTTCGGCCGGCTGGGCCGGTGGCTGCCGCTGTCGCCGCGGCTCGCGCTGCGCGACGCCGTCCGCAACCGGGGGCGCACGGCCCCGGCCGTGGCCGCCGTGCTGGCCGCCGTCGCCGGAACCGTGGCGGTGTCCACGTACCAGCACAGCCAGGACGTCCAGGCCCGCCACGAGTACGTCGCCGAACTCCCCGACGGCACAGGCCTGCTCAGCGTCAACGAGAACAGCGCCCACAAGGAGGTGCCGCCCGCGCGCGAGATGCTCAGCAGGAACCTGCCGGTGGCGGTGCGGGCCGACGTGGACCGCCTGGTGGTCGGCAACCCGAACTGCGAGGACTACGGGGCGTCCCCCGGCTGCGGTCGGGTCGAGCTGATCGTCCCCAAGGAACAGCGCTGCCCGCTCTTCGAGTCCGAGCACGGCCCCGCCGACTTCCCGCCCGCGGAGGCGAAGAAGCTGCGCCAGGACCCGCGCTGCGCGATGCCGGACCGCCCGGGCTCCTCGTTCAAGACGATCGTGGCGGACGAGAAGCTCCTCCAGGTCCTGGCGGTCACCGACCCCGGCTCGGTGGCGGCCCTCAGGGCGGGACAGCCGGTCTCCTTCGACCACCGCGACGTGAAGGACGGGAAGGTCACCCTCCGGCTGATCACCGACCCGGAGGCCGCGCAGAAGGCCTCCGCGACCCACGCCGAACTGCCCGGACAGGACAAGGTCCTCACCGTCCACCAGGCGCCCGCGGGCCTCAAGTCCTGGGGAGTGGGGCTCGTCCTGCCGCCCTCCGCGGCGAAGGCCGCCGGCATCGCCACGGCCCCGTTCGGGGCCTTCTTCAGCCTGGAGAAGGCCGCCACCACCGAGCAGCGGCAGCGGCTGGACGGGGAGATCGACCGGACGGGCGCCGACGTCCGCGTCCGCATCGAACGCGGCTACCAGGAGCAGAGCACCATCGGGATGCTGGCCCTCGCCGTCTTCGCGGCCCTGGTCACCATCGGCGCGGCCGGTATCGCGACCGGGCTGGCCCAGGCCGACTCCGAGGCCGACCTGAAGACCCTGGCGGCGGTCGGCGCGGCCCCGCGGGTGCGGCGCACCCTCAGCGGCTTCCAGTGCGGGGTGGTGGCCCTGATGGGCGTCGTCCTCGGCTCGGCGGCGGGCATCCTGCCCGCGGTCGGCCTGCGCCTCACACAGGAACGCGAGCAGCAGAGCCTCCTGCTGCGCAGCATCGAGATGGGCTACTCCTCGCCGGACCAGCCCCTCTACGTCCCGATCGCCGTCCCCTGGGAGACCCTGGCCGGCCTCCTGGTCCTCGTCCCGCTGGGCGCGGCCCTCCTGGCCGCCGTGGTCACCAAGTCGAGCGGGGCCCTGGCCCGCCGCGCGACCGGATGA
- a CDS encoding bacterial proteasome activator family protein, protein MEMPRSERSQDSPPHVLIVGQDGKAVGGADDESREVPVTEMVEQPAKVMRIGSMIKQLLEEVRAAPLDEASRVRLKDIHAASVKELEDGLAPELVEELERLSLPFTEEAVPSEAELRIAQAQLVGWLEGLFHGIQTALFAQQMAARAQLEQMRRALPPGTPHEDDEDGPHGAIRSGPYL, encoded by the coding sequence ATGGAGATGCCGAGGAGTGAACGGTCGCAGGACAGTCCCCCGCACGTCCTGATCGTGGGACAGGACGGGAAGGCGGTCGGCGGCGCCGATGACGAGTCGCGCGAGGTCCCGGTGACGGAGATGGTCGAACAGCCCGCCAAGGTCATGCGGATCGGCAGCATGATCAAGCAACTTCTGGAAGAGGTCCGCGCCGCACCTCTGGACGAGGCCAGCCGGGTCCGTCTCAAGGACATCCACGCGGCGTCGGTGAAGGAACTGGAAGACGGCCTGGCCCCGGAGCTGGTCGAGGAGCTGGAACGGCTCTCCCTTCCGTTCACGGAGGAAGCCGTTCCGTCCGAGGCCGAACTCCGCATCGCACAGGCCCAGTTGGTGGGCTGGCTGGAAGGCCTCTTCCACGGCATCCAGACCGCCCTGTTCGCCCAGCAGATGGCGGCGAGGGCCCAACTGGAGCAGATGCGCCGCGCCTTGCCCCCCGGCACCCCCCACGAAGACGACGAAGACGGCCCCCACGGCGCCATCCGCTCGGGCCCGTACCTGTAA
- a CDS encoding NTP transferase domain-containing protein, translated as MSYDAIVLAGGAARRLGGADKPTLPVGARTLLDRVLAACQDAAATVVVGGRRPTARPVDWTLESPPGGGPVAALHAGLRRTTAAVVLVLSADLPFLDRDTVRALLTAAAAGPGDGALLRDPEGRDQPLVAAYRTESLRREIALLATEHGTLHGLPLKALTAELDLARVTTAAPLASFDCDTWEDLATARARIREHGNVLDQWINAAKNELGIDLDVDTKTLLDLARDAAHGVARPAAPLTTFLVGYAAARAEAAGADPAQAVAEASRKAADLALRWAAETEPTHPGPTDPTPTDPEGNGSP; from the coding sequence ATGAGCTACGACGCCATCGTCCTCGCCGGCGGCGCCGCAAGGCGCCTCGGCGGGGCCGACAAGCCGACCCTCCCGGTAGGCGCCCGCACCCTCCTCGACCGCGTCCTGGCGGCCTGCCAGGACGCCGCCGCCACCGTCGTCGTCGGCGGCCGCAGGCCCACCGCCCGCCCCGTCGACTGGACCCTGGAGTCCCCGCCCGGCGGCGGCCCGGTGGCCGCACTGCACGCCGGGCTGCGGCGCACGACCGCCGCCGTGGTCCTCGTGCTCTCCGCCGACCTGCCCTTCCTCGACCGGGACACCGTCCGCGCCCTGCTCACCGCGGCCGCCGCAGGCCCGGGCGACGGGGCCCTCCTGAGGGACCCGGAGGGCCGCGACCAGCCCCTCGTCGCCGCCTACCGCACCGAATCCCTGCGCCGCGAGATCGCCCTGCTCGCGACCGAGCACGGCACCCTCCACGGCCTCCCGCTGAAGGCCCTCACCGCCGAGCTGGACCTGGCCAGGGTCACCACCGCTGCGCCACTCGCCTCCTTCGACTGCGACACCTGGGAGGACCTGGCGACGGCCCGCGCCCGGATCAGGGAGCATGGGAACGTGCTGGATCAATGGATCAACGCCGCCAAGAACGAGCTCGGCATCGACCTCGACGTCGACACCAAGACCCTGCTCGACCTCGCCCGTGACGCCGCCCACGGGGTCGCCCGGCCCGCCGCCCCGCTGACGACCTTCCTCGTCGGCTACGCGGCCGCCCGCGCCGAGGCCGCCGGCGCCGACCCCGCCCAGGCCGTCGCCGAGGCCTCCCGGAAGGCCGCCGACCTGGCACTGCGCTGGGCGGCGGAAACCGAGCCCACCCACCCCGGGCCCACCGACCCCACGCCCACCGACCCCGAGGGGAACGGCTCTCCGTGA
- a CDS encoding molybdopterin molybdotransferase MoeA: MTRTDADGDLDEALALVSRTPAAEGGAGGHRATAWQRARETAALAGTTVRSRSHRVPLADALGEVLTTSLDALGDLPPFDTSAMDGWAVAGPGPWAIRPGEAVLAGGTADGAPAPLGDGEAVRIATGARVPADTTAVIRSEHARESGSQLYATRRVGTGQDIRPRGQECRSGDPLLPAGSLVTPAVLGLAAAAGYDELVTRPRPRVEILVLGDELLTEGLPHDGLIRDALSPMLDPWITRIGAEVVSTRRLGDDPAGAEALFQAVTGSTADLVVTTGGTASGPVDHVHPVLRRAGAELLVDGVAVRPGHPMLLARIGDRTDGRHVVGLPGNPLAAVSGLLTLAEPLLRSLAGRRQRPRYAVPVEGDVPGHPYDTRLVPVLLTDEHAVPLRYNGPAMLRGVAAADALAVVPPHGARSGQELEVLDLPWVAGGCFT, from the coding sequence GTGACCCGTACCGACGCCGACGGCGACCTGGACGAGGCCCTGGCCCTGGTCAGCCGCACCCCCGCCGCCGAGGGCGGCGCCGGCGGCCACCGTGCCACCGCCTGGCAGCGCGCCCGGGAGACCGCCGCCCTGGCCGGCACGACCGTGCGGTCCCGCAGCCACCGGGTGCCCCTCGCGGACGCACTCGGCGAGGTGCTGACCACCTCCCTGGACGCCCTCGGCGACCTGCCCCCCTTCGACACCTCCGCCATGGACGGCTGGGCCGTCGCGGGGCCCGGCCCCTGGGCGATCCGCCCCGGCGAGGCGGTCCTGGCGGGGGGCACCGCCGACGGAGCCCCCGCGCCCCTCGGCGACGGCGAGGCCGTCCGGATCGCCACCGGCGCCCGGGTCCCCGCCGACACCACCGCCGTGATCCGCAGCGAGCACGCCCGCGAGTCCGGCAGCCAGCTGTACGCCACCCGCCGCGTCGGCACGGGCCAGGACATCCGCCCGCGCGGCCAGGAGTGCCGCTCCGGCGACCCGCTGCTCCCGGCCGGCTCCCTCGTCACCCCCGCCGTCCTCGGGCTGGCCGCGGCCGCCGGATACGACGAGCTCGTCACCCGGCCCCGGCCCCGCGTGGAGATCCTGGTCCTCGGCGACGAACTGCTCACCGAGGGCCTGCCGCACGACGGGCTGATCCGCGACGCCCTCAGCCCCATGCTGGACCCCTGGATCACCCGCATCGGGGCGGAGGTGGTCTCCACCCGCCGCCTCGGCGACGACCCCGCCGGGGCCGAGGCCCTCTTCCAGGCCGTCACCGGTTCCACCGCGGACCTGGTCGTCACCACCGGCGGCACCGCCTCCGGGCCCGTCGACCACGTCCACCCCGTGCTCCGACGGGCCGGCGCCGAACTCCTCGTGGACGGGGTCGCCGTGCGCCCCGGGCACCCGATGCTGCTGGCCCGTATCGGCGACCGGACGGACGGCCGCCACGTGGTCGGCCTGCCCGGCAACCCCCTGGCCGCCGTCTCCGGCCTGCTGACCCTCGCCGAACCGCTGCTGCGCTCCCTCGCCGGCCGCCGCCAGCGCCCCCGCTACGCCGTACCGGTCGAGGGGGACGTGCCGGGGCACCCGTACGACACCCGGCTGGTGCCGGTCCTGCTGACCGACGAGCACGCCGTACCGCTGCGCTACAACGGCCCGGCGATGCTGCGCGGGGTGGCCGCCGCCGACGCGCTGGCCGTCGTACCGCCGCACGGTGCGCGGAGCGGGCAGGAGCTGGAAGTCCTCGACCTGCCGTGGGTGGCAGGGGGATGTTTCACGTGA
- a CDS encoding potassium channel family protein, with translation MFHVKLHGQDAMARGADEKLVARRVKLPKRVVERPLRQVTRRLLMALFVLCLTVLIVWLDREGYHDNANDSVDFLDCVYYATVTLSTTGYGDIVPYSDGARLVNVLLITPLRVLFLIILVGTTLEVLTERTREEWRLNRWRKNLREHTVVVGFGTKGRSALQTLLATGLPKEQVVIVDPSAKVIDMANSEGFTGVVGDATRSEVLLRAELQKARQIIIATQRDDTAVLVTLTARQLNRGAKIVTAVREEENAPLLKQSGADAVITSASAAGRLLGLSVLSPRAGAVMEDLIQQGSGLDLIERPVNRAEVGRGVRETEDLVVSVVRGHRLLPYDDPHASPLQLTDRLITIVRATPPTTPQVTLGPAE, from the coding sequence ATGTTTCACGTGAAACTCCACGGCCAGGACGCGATGGCGCGCGGCGCGGACGAGAAGCTCGTCGCACGCCGCGTCAAACTCCCCAAGCGGGTGGTGGAAAGGCCTCTGCGTCAGGTCACGCGACGGCTGCTGATGGCGCTGTTCGTGCTGTGCCTGACCGTCCTGATCGTGTGGCTCGACCGGGAGGGGTACCACGACAACGCCAACGACTCGGTCGACTTCCTCGACTGCGTCTACTACGCGACGGTCACCCTGTCGACGACCGGCTACGGCGACATCGTCCCGTACAGCGACGGCGCCCGGCTGGTCAACGTCCTGCTGATCACCCCGCTGCGCGTGCTGTTCCTGATCATCCTGGTCGGCACCACGCTGGAAGTCCTGACCGAACGCACCAGGGAAGAGTGGCGGTTGAACCGCTGGAGGAAGAACTTGCGCGAGCACACGGTCGTCGTCGGCTTCGGCACCAAGGGCCGCTCGGCGCTCCAGACCCTGCTGGCGACGGGCCTCCCGAAGGAACAGGTCGTCATCGTCGACCCCAGTGCCAAGGTCATCGACATGGCCAACTCCGAGGGGTTCACCGGGGTCGTCGGCGACGCCACCCGCTCGGAGGTACTGCTGCGCGCCGAACTCCAGAAGGCCCGTCAGATCATCATCGCCACCCAGCGGGACGACACGGCGGTCCTCGTGACGCTGACGGCCCGGCAGCTCAACCGGGGCGCGAAGATCGTGACGGCGGTCCGCGAGGAGGAGAACGCGCCGCTGCTGAAGCAGTCCGGTGCGGACGCCGTCATCACGAGCGCGAGCGCGGCCGGCCGCCTGCTGGGCCTGTCGGTGCTCAGCCCGCGGGCGGGCGCGGTGATGGAGGACCTGATCCAGCAGGGCAGCGGCCTGGACCTGATCGAGCGTCCGGTGAACCGGGCGGAGGTGGGCCGGGGCGTCCGGGAGACCGAGGACCTGGTGGTCAGCGTGGTGCGCGGGCACCGGCTCCTGCCGTATGACGACCCGCACGCGAGCCCCCTCCAGCTGACGGACCGCCTGATCACCATCGTCCGGGCGACTCCCCCGACGACCCCTCAGGTCACCCTGGGCCCGGCCGAGTAG
- a CDS encoding NAD(P)H-quinone oxidoreductase: protein MHAITIEQPGGPEALVWADVPDPVAGEGEVLVEVAASAVNRADVLQRQGFYDPPPGASPYPGLECSGRIAALGPGVSGWAVGDEVCALLSGGGYAQQVAVPAGQLLPVPQGVDLVSAAALPEVVATVWSNVFMVAGLRPGETLLVHGGSSGIGTMAVQLGKAVGARVAVTAGGKEKLERCAELGADILIDYREQDFVEELKAATDGAGADVILDIMGAKYLGRNLEALAMNGRLAVIGFQGGVKAELDLRMLLAKRGAITATSLRARPLEEKAAIIAAVREHVWPLIGSGRVRPVVHATYPVEQAAEAHRVLESSTHVGKLILTF, encoded by the coding sequence ATGCATGCGATCACCATCGAGCAGCCGGGCGGCCCCGAGGCCCTCGTCTGGGCCGACGTACCCGATCCGGTGGCGGGCGAGGGCGAGGTGCTCGTCGAGGTCGCGGCCAGCGCCGTGAACCGCGCCGACGTCCTGCAGCGGCAGGGCTTCTACGATCCGCCGCCGGGAGCTTCGCCCTATCCCGGCCTGGAGTGTTCCGGACGCATCGCCGCGCTGGGGCCCGGGGTGTCCGGCTGGGCGGTGGGCGACGAGGTGTGCGCGCTGCTGTCCGGCGGCGGGTACGCGCAGCAGGTCGCCGTCCCGGCCGGCCAGCTCCTGCCGGTCCCGCAGGGCGTGGACCTGGTGTCGGCCGCCGCGCTGCCGGAGGTCGTCGCGACGGTGTGGTCCAACGTGTTCATGGTCGCCGGACTCCGCCCGGGCGAGACCCTGCTGGTGCACGGCGGCTCCAGCGGCATCGGCACCATGGCGGTCCAGCTGGGCAAGGCCGTGGGCGCGCGGGTGGCGGTGACGGCGGGCGGCAAGGAGAAGCTGGAGCGCTGCGCGGAGCTGGGCGCGGACATCCTGATCGACTACCGCGAGCAGGACTTCGTGGAGGAGCTCAAGGCCGCGACCGACGGGGCCGGAGCCGACGTGATCCTGGACATCATGGGCGCGAAGTACCTGGGCCGGAACCTGGAGGCGCTGGCGATGAACGGCCGGCTGGCGGTGATCGGCTTCCAGGGCGGGGTGAAGGCCGAACTGGACCTGCGGATGCTGCTGGCCAAGCGCGGCGCCATCACGGCGACCTCGCTGCGCGCCCGTCCGCTGGAGGAGAAGGCGGCCATCATCGCGGCGGTCCGCGAGCACGTCTGGCCCCTGATCGGCTCGGGCCGGGTCCGCCCGGTGGTCCACGCGACGTACCCCGTGGAGCAGGCGGCCGAGGCCCACCGCGTCCTGGAGTCGAGCACCCACGTGGGCAAGCTCATCCTGACGTTCTGA
- a CDS encoding TetR/AcrR family transcriptional regulator codes for MSEERRVLLADAAIEVLAELGMRGLTHRAVDRTAGLPPGSTSAYLRTRAALLTALVRRLVDRDQAELQAAGERTPLPRTPAELTDGLAALTTARLTGEGRRRSLARYACVLESVRDPELREILVPRENAGRDVVRAFLAAHGVPDPEGRTLSLLACVDGLVLEHLPAGVAEIPREALEGLVAAALR; via the coding sequence GTGAGTGAAGAGCGACGGGTCCTGCTGGCCGATGCCGCCATCGAGGTGCTGGCCGAACTCGGCATGCGCGGGCTGACCCACCGCGCGGTGGACCGGACCGCCGGGCTTCCCCCGGGCAGCACCTCCGCCTACCTGCGCACCCGCGCCGCCCTGCTGACGGCACTGGTACGCCGCCTCGTGGACCGGGACCAGGCCGAACTCCAGGCCGCCGGTGAGCGGACCCCGCTGCCGCGCACCCCCGCCGAGCTCACCGACGGCCTCGCCGCGCTCACCACGGCCCGCCTCACGGGCGAGGGGCGCAGGCGCTCCCTCGCCCGCTACGCCTGCGTACTGGAGAGCGTCCGCGACCCTGAGCTGCGCGAGATCCTCGTCCCGCGCGAGAACGCCGGGCGGGACGTCGTACGCGCCTTCCTGGCCGCGCACGGCGTCCCCGACCCGGAGGGGCGCACCCTCAGCCTCCTGGCCTGCGTCGACGGCCTGGTGCTGGAGCACCTGCCGGCCGGGGTGGCCGAAATCCCCCGGGAGGCCCTGGAGGGGCTGGTCGCCGCCGCCCTGCGCTGA
- a CDS encoding FAD-dependent monooxygenase produces the protein MTTARRALVIGGGIGGLAAAIGLHRTGWDVQVLERAPVLEDAGAGISLAANGMRALDALGVGAAVRAAAHPQYTGGTRTPGGRPLSRMDGRALERALGIPVSGIPRAALHRLLRDALPADCLRAESGTLATDPGADLVVAADGLRSGIRSQLFPDHPGPVYSGSTVLRAITAEPIRTDEDFALTWGPGAEFGHIGFADGRAEWHAVLKAPAGIRHADPLRFLGRRFANWHPQVGRLLAATRPEDVLHHDVHELVTPLPAYAVGRVALLGDAAHAMTPNLGQGACQALEDAVVLAAELAAGGPVAAGLARYDAVRRPRTQAVARAARRAGRMGHALTHPVAVATRNTALRLAPSGATVRALLRPATWTPPTLPPA, from the coding sequence ATGACGACGGCTCGTCGGGCTCTGGTCATCGGCGGCGGCATCGGCGGACTGGCGGCGGCCATCGGGCTGCACCGCACCGGATGGGACGTGCAGGTCCTGGAACGCGCCCCGGTACTGGAGGACGCGGGCGCGGGGATCTCCCTCGCCGCCAACGGGATGCGCGCACTGGACGCGCTGGGCGTGGGCGCGGCGGTCCGTGCGGCCGCCCACCCCCAGTACACGGGCGGAACGCGCACCCCCGGGGGGCGTCCGCTGTCCCGCATGGACGGCAGGGCCCTCGAACGGGCCCTGGGCATCCCGGTGTCCGGCATCCCCCGCGCGGCCCTCCACCGCCTGCTGCGGGACGCCCTCCCGGCGGACTGCCTGCGGGCGGAATCCGGCACCCTCGCCACCGACCCCGGCGCCGACCTGGTCGTGGCGGCCGACGGGCTGCGCAGCGGAATCCGTTCACAGCTCTTCCCGGACCACCCCGGGCCGGTCTACAGCGGCTCGACGGTGCTGCGCGCCATCACCGCCGAACCGATCCGCACGGACGAGGACTTCGCGCTGACCTGGGGGCCGGGGGCGGAGTTCGGGCACATCGGCTTCGCGGACGGCCGCGCCGAATGGCACGCCGTGCTGAAGGCCCCGGCGGGGATCCGGCACGCGGACCCGCTGCGGTTCCTGGGGCGCCGCTTCGCGAACTGGCACCCGCAGGTGGGGCGGCTGCTGGCGGCGACCCGGCCGGAGGACGTCCTGCACCACGACGTCCACGAGCTGGTGACTCCGCTGCCGGCGTACGCCGTCGGGCGGGTCGCCCTGCTGGGGGACGCGGCACACGCCATGACCCCGAACCTGGGGCAGGGGGCCTGCCAGGCCCTGGAGGACGCGGTGGTCCTCGCGGCGGAACTGGCGGCCGGCGGGCCGGTTGCCGCCGGCCTGGCCCGCTACGACGCGGTGCGGCGGCCCCGTACCCAGGCGGTGGCCCGGGCCGCGCGCCGGGCGGGGCGCATGGGCCACGCCCTCACCCACCCCGTCGCCGTCGCGACCCGCAACACGGCCCTCCGCCTGGCCCCTTCCGGCGCAACCGTCCGGGCCCTCCTCCGCCCGGCGACCTGGACCCCGCCCACGTTGCCGCCCGCCTGA